The Salinirubellus salinus genome segment CAGTTCGATTGCGTTCGACAGCTCCTCGCGGTCGTGCAACAGGAGGTCGAAACACTCCCGCCCGTTCTCGAGTTTCGTCGGGCCGATGGGGAGGAACCCCTCGTACAGCAGTGTCTGCAGGGGCGTGAACTCCGTCAACTGTCCCTCGATGAACAGCGTCATCGAACTCCGGTTGCGCTCGTCGGCGTCGAACTCCTCGACGACCTCCACCGCGTCGATCATGCGGTGGTCTCCGATGATGTCGAGCACGGTCGCCGTGTCGTCCGCGTCGCACTCGACGGCCATGATGCCGACGTACCGACGGTCGCGGAAGGTGGAGGCGATGAACTCGCCGAACACGTCGTGGGCCGCCAGCTGGGCCGTCCAGTCGCCCTCGTACCGGACGCACACCTTGGCGGTCAGCATAGGTCTCCTGGAGAGACCTTCTCGGGTGGGATAAGTATCACGCCTCTATCGACCACGGCGCGAGGAGCGCCTCGACCGGGCGGTCCGGCGTCCGGAGCGTCTCCCGGACCGACTCGAGGGCCCGCGCATCGAGTGTCGGCGTCAGGAGTCCGCGGGCCTTCTCGACCCGTTCGCGTTCGGACAGCGGCTGTTCGCGGGCGCCCGGTGACCGCGTCACGGCCGACCGGTAGGTGTCGGTCGGCGTCTCGACGGTGACGCGGGCGAGACACTCAGTGGGGAACCGCTCGTCGAGCGACGGCTCGGCGACGAGAGCCACGCGGTCCGCCAGCGCCAGCACGTCTGGCGCCTCGCGTGCCGTCTCGTCGAGGTCGGCCGGCGTGAACCGCCCGCGAGCGAGCGCCACCGCGACCGGGTACGGATAGGAGTACTCGGCGGCCTCCGCGGAGTCCGGGTGCCGGGTGCCGAGGTGGGTCGCCTCCTCGAACGTCTCGACGAGGACGCGCTCGACGGCGTCGGGGTCGAGGTCAGCCCGGTCGCGCAGTGCGAGCACCGCGGCGACGCCGGGCTGTGCCCACCGACAGCAGGGGTAGGGTTTCAGGTACCCCTCGGTGACGTGGTAGCGCGACCCCAGCGAGTCGGCGTGGTCGACGTCCGACGCGTCGAAGACGGTGCCGGAGCCCGTGAACCCACGTTCGGCCAGCAGCGCGGCCGAGACGCCGGCGTACGACCCCCAACCGATGCCGTCTTTCGTCATCCCCGGTCGCTCGACGCCGCGCATGATGGGCGTCCGCGGCGCGTGGTACTCGGCGGTCCCGAGCGCCTGCGCGAGCGTCGCGTGGTCGAGCCCCCGGAGCCGACCGACGGCTGCGGCCGCACCGAGCGCTCCCCACGAGCCGGTGCCGGTGTAGACGCCGTCGGTGGCGTGGATGGCGAGCCCGGCCCGCACGCCGAGTTCGTAGCCGACGAGGACGCCGTCGAGGAACTCGCCGACCGTCGCGTCGGCGGCCTCGGCGGCCGCGAGGGCGGCGGGGACGACGACGGCCGCG includes the following:
- a CDS encoding MmgE/PrpD family protein, whose amino-acid sequence is MTTDDAVAFARTASRSDAPTEVGAHLRARVLDTLAATTAGYRLPTADVVRTYATDRFADVAEATLLDGTGSRLSLEAATLVNATAANALDVDDGNREVKGHPAAVVVPAALAAAEAADATVGEFLDGVLVGYELGVRAGLAIHATDGVYTGTGSWGALGAAAAVGRLRGLDHATLAQALGTAEYHAPRTPIMRGVERPGMTKDGIGWGSYAGVSAALLAERGFTGSGTVFDASDVDHADSLGSRYHVTEGYLKPYPCCRWAQPGVAAVLALRDRADLDPDAVERVLVETFEEATHLGTRHPDSAEAAEYSYPYPVAVALARGRFTPADLDETAREAPDVLALADRVALVAEPSLDERFPTECLARVTVETPTDTYRSAVTRSPGAREQPLSERERVEKARGLLTPTLDARALESVRETLRTPDRPVEALLAPWSIEA
- a CDS encoding helix-turn-helix domain-containing protein, translating into MLTAKVCVRYEGDWTAQLAAHDVFGEFIASTFRDRRYVGIMAVECDADDTATVLDIIGDHRMIDAVEVVEEFDADERNRSSMTLFIEGQLTEFTPLQTLLYEGFLPIGPTKLENGRECFDLLLHDREELSNAIELLEQFGSVGVDRISEEFRREVVPSRAGWQALLASFPPRRRELLNLALEAGYFEIPRETTLEELAEEMGITKTTASTHLRKAERQLFEFLLPYINLATENGA